gaactttgttaaatacactagttagaactgggcggaccacccactgtatttttggttagttagttagctgttaaagtaggctagtctagcttaggggtgtttttgtatatttattgtttctttccttgggtccagctcagccccttttcctgctccccccattaccgtgtgttttccaataaaccctgagtttgacggtataatttcagttgtcgtggttatttcgttcacacttttactttgtcacaattgtaatttgcatgagttatgttacgggtctcattaccatccccccctagactgtcgggccaaaagggatttgtAACATAAGTGTAACTCTCCTCATTTGGTAAAGCAGAAATAAGACACCACACCAGCCATGTGGTCAAGTTCTGCCAAGAAATACCTAGTTAACCATATCAAAAAAATGAGAAAGCTGTAAATCCATTGAATTTAGCTTTGtcacaattatttatttattattttttacaaatgagtTCAGAATAAAGTCCTCTTTCACCAGAGTGGCACCTAAATCACCACTTGTTATCACATGGGTGCAATAGTCTAGGACCAGCTTCTCTGACAAATAGTTTGCTAACTCAAGCTGATTGTTTTCCAGTGCATTTGCCATTTTCTGTGCCTGGCGAGCAAAACCAGAGTCAAGAGGGAAGTCAGTCCTCACAGATGATTATGTACCTAGGGACAACAACAAAAGACCGAAATGTAATTTTGTTAATATATTTTTGCATAACGCTTGTGCCACTTGTTAAATCTTACTTCACAATAAGCCTTCTTTACACTTGCTACATGCATTGTAATTATTATCAAAACAATGTATCAACCAATATACTTAGCATTCAGGTGATAAAGTTGTATTCACCTTTTTCCAAGGTTAGTGCAAATTCCCTTAATACAAATTTTGGTGCAGTTGTTTTCAACCTGGTTAAGCTTAATGTGTTGGTTGTCAATGGATACTTGGATACTTGGTCAGTGGACTCTGTGATTAGGTGAAATTCATCACCCGTCCCATGTAAATCACCTCCAATAACTGTTTGTCCAGCTTTGTGCGACACTCATGAAGCCCACCGTTGGAGCGGCCAAGGGGGTGAGGACCTGTCACGCCTTGATCTATTGCATCTgtattgtgcttgtctccaccccccaatGGCTGTCTCCCATTtgtccccattatcccctgtgtatttataccagtGTTAACTGTTTGTCTGTTGTCAGTTCGTCTTGTCCCATCAAGTCCTACCAGTGTGTTTTCCCGTTTTCGAGTCTGTCTAGTTACTGttttctagtcttcccggttctgaccattccgcctgccctgagcctgcctgccgttctgtacctcattgactctgccctggactactgaccattctgcctgcaatgagcctgcctgctgttgtgTGCCTctttgactctgccctggattaatGACCTGCCTGACCTCGACCTGCCCTGGCCTGTCCCCTTGTATAATACATATTATGAGAACTGTACTATCCGCCTCCTGTGGCTGCaactgggtcatatcctgagtcctTATCCTTGAGAAGCATAAGAAGAGTGACAATGAACAGTGACAATGAACAGATCCATGGCGTTAACATATATGAGTGCTATGAGCCAGCGTAAGACAATTTATATCAAACTCAGTCTGGGCATTTGATGATAACATCTCTGGCatttaaataaagatgattgtttgaagaaatgacacaGTCTCTCTCAGTAGGAATTTCCACGacactggggcaaaggttcacctttcaataggacaacgaacctaagcacactgtttttgcttcgtcattatggggtattgtgtgtggattgatgggggggggggggacggacgatttaatcaattttagaataaggctgtaacgtaacaaaatgtggaaagagttaaggagtctgaatactttccaaatgcactgtatggcaGAACCAAATcggagataggtaggagcaagtccatgaaatgttttgtaggttagcagtaaatccTTAATCAGCCCTAGCTTAAACTGGAAGCCTGCATAGAGAGTCTAGCACTGAAGTAATATGATAACATTTTGGGggtctagtcaagattctagcagacATACAGTATTTAGCAATAACTGAAGTTTATGTAGTGCTTTTCTCCaggtagccagagagtatagcgttagagtagtctaatctagaagtgacaaaagcatggattagcttttctgcatCCTTTTGGGGCAAAAAGTtatagatttttgcaatgttacaaagACGGAAGAAATCTGCCCTTGATAGGTTCATCAAAAGAGCGATCGGGGTTCAGattaacgctgaggtccttcacagttttatttgagacgactgtacaaccatcaagattgtcagatccaacagcagaTCCATTTGTTTCTTGGGATCTAGAaatagcatctctgttttgtctgagtgtAAAAGTTAAACATTtgctgccatccacttccttTTGTCTGAAACACAGGATTCCAGGGTAGACAATTTTGTGGCTTCACAGtatttcatcgaaatgtacagctgtgtgtcgtccacttagcagtgaaagttgacattgtgttcccgaatgacatcaccaagggGTGGAATATGTAGAATGTATagaatatctctctctttcagacagataagatctaaaccaggcaataACTTGTCCGTGTAGCCGTATTAGGGTTTCCATTCTCTCCAAAAGAACGTTGTGAATGatggtgtcacacacacacacacacccacacacaccgacacacacacacacacacacacacacacacacacacacacacacacacacacacacacacacacacacacacacacacacacacacacacacacacacacacacacacacacacacacacacacacacacagtattatacagctaaccttgtggggacactaaccttaaccctaaccttaacccaaaagcctaaccctaaacctaaccctaaaactaaccgtagctcctgaccctaaaccttaacgtaattctaaccctaacattaattTTAAACCCCATAGAACTAACATTTGatcttgtggggactaacaaaatgtcccatgtcacacacacacacacacacacacacacacacacacacacacacacacacacacacacacacacacacacacacacacacacacacacacacacacacacacacacacacacacacacaagttgttCATTATGCCTGTGAGAACCTTAACACATACCTTACTAAAGGTGGATTTACTCTGGATCTCCTCAACTACTGTATGAACATTTACCTGGGACATCTGACCTCCTCACCAAACCTCCTAACCAAGTAACATtacagaggatatttttgtatTGATTGTGGTCGTCTAACAAGCAACTGGGTGACCAAAGGTTGGTGCAGTAGGTGAAAGATGTGTACACGCCTCACACATTGCACGGGCACACACTCTGCAGCCTAGTCTTTGGTCAGGTAAGAGTTAGACACACCCACACTGTTGAAAagtgatttagacagtgtgttgaaGACTGTGCAAGAAGTTTGAGGTCAAAGAAAAGACAAAGACACTATCTACCCCAGGACACTGCCCACTCAGTAGCCTATCAGGTGagtaagtgtatgtgtgtgctttgaTGGAAGGTGGGTGATTGAGTATGTTTGGGGTCCGGTCAGGTGTGTAAAGGCATCCGCATACACAGGTTGGGTTTGTTCCTAGCAGAACTTGGCAAGGTGAAGCAAACGCCATTCACACGAAAAACAAGAAAAACGTGGCATATTTACCATTTGTATCTCTTGAGGCGGCTTGTCAACAACATAGCCAGTGCATTTCCTCAAAATAGTGAGAATTGATCTAAGCTCATTgaagaaatctgtaattaatttGGAAGTTTTTGCCAAGGAGGTCTTAGTTGAGTAATCTAACTAAGAGATTTGGTGCAGAATTTCTCAAGTGAAAATTTGCATGAAAACTAGTCTTCTGACATTGAATGACAACAAGcactaaataaaaaaaatcccaactgttgaccaatcacagaaaAACATCTAACCTCAAGAAAAAATGTTTGAATGCTTGAATAGCCGTGAAAAAAATCTGACCGTACGGTGTTGAACACCAAAACGtacaaaaacgtcacaaaatgttgtcataatatatgcgTGGACTGTTTCGACTGGGAAGCATATGGTAAACTTTAGGTAAAGTTTGTTTGCTCAATCCTGTGTCCAGCAGCCATTGCAATGGTCAGCTGCCACTCAGTGGTGTATTTCTGGTAGTGTCAGTGCCCCCTGGTGATTTAGTATTGACATGAAATACTGTGAGGGAGAGCAGAAAAGCCCCTCAATTCTGGAGTAGATCCAGAACAAACCCGACCCTGAAGAGCAAAAGAATGAAGAGAGAatgggggaggagacaggaaagGAGGAGCACAGAGAATAAAAGAGGAGTCATTTTGTAAGCAGTGCATTCAGCCTGAGGTAACTTACTCAGAGAGAACAGGGTAAGTAAATTATTTTGGTTTGTAGGAATTGCTTTCACGTGTAGTACGTGTAGTTTTAACTGTCATAATTTGAGAAATATTAAGACTTATTAGTCTTTGTTAATATTTGTAGGCAATCATATCAATGGAGCAATATTCCTCTCTATGTTTGAATAATACAACCATTCAGATCACTTAATATATCCAAACATAAACAATACTGTGGTGATCCTTGATCGAATACATGTCCCACTTTTACAGATGGAGCTGCCACCTCGACCAAAACTCTTTGACTTCCATGGAGTCTCCATGATCAACTACTTCACTGACAACTGGGACAATGTACAGAACTTCCAGGCCAGACCAGATGACATTCTCATCGCTACCTACCCCAAAGCAGGTCTCTCTCAGTCTGAGGTTGATGTTTCATTAAAGATTGTGTTTGGGTTTGTGAATGACTGTGTACGTTTCCCCTATCTGTATTCCTCTCTTAGGAACCACATGGGTCTCCTACATTCTAGACCTGCTGTATTTTGGCCAGACAGCCCCTGAGCATCAGAGACCCATCTTTGAAAAAGTTCCTTTTCTGGAGTTGCTCATTCCTCTTTACCCTCCAGGTTAGAATAAAGCATTGGAAAACTTAATCATGCCTCTACTATTTTGTCATTTCTCTGTAAAAAATGTTGCTGATGTCTTCAAAGCAGTAACTAAAGTATTTAATATCATGACAGAATCTGCCGAACAGTGATAATATCCATCAAACATTATTTTGCATTATTATATTGTTTGTCCTAGGAGTGGAGGTGCTGAACAACTTAACCACCTCTCCTCGCCTCATCAAGACTCACCTCCCAGTCCAGTTGCTGCCCAAGTCCTTCTGGGAGCAGAACTGCAGGGTGCAGTATTTGTAACTTGTCCTCTATGTTTCTCCACTATATAATCCCTATTTATAAttgcaatttctctctctctctctgcagatagTGTATGTGGCCCGTAATGCCAAGGACAATGCAGTGTCTTATTTCCACTTTGACCGTATGAACCAGGCCGAGCCAGAGCCAGGAGACTGGAACAACTTCTTACAGAGATTCATGGATGGAAAGAGTGAGTGAAGGAGAGAATGAACTAGTGAATGAATGAGCAAGTGATAATAGTCCCCATTCACACTATGAATTTGTCTACTCTGCACTTCCTCAGTGGTGTTTGGTTCATGGTACGACCATGTGACTGGCTGGTGGGAGAAGAAACAGACTCACTCCAAAATCCTCTACCTCTTCTATGAGGACATGGTTGAGGTGAGTCGAATGCTGATGCTAGCTATGTGTTACAGTAGTATTAAGATGCATCTAATGAGCTCAGTGCACACATATGCTCAAGAGCCATTCTAACTGCTGCTCTAGGAGGTTAGCTGTTTCTACATCCAGTGTATATGCGTTCCTACAGGATACGGGGAGAGAGCTGGACAGGCTGTGCTCCTTCCTGGGTTTGTCTCCTTcagcagaggagaaggagagggtgagaggaggagtgcaGTTTGATATAATGAAGAAGAACAGCATGGCCAACTACTCCAC
This genomic stretch from Oncorhynchus kisutch isolate 150728-3 linkage group LG24, Okis_V2, whole genome shotgun sequence harbors:
- the LOC109869040 gene encoding cytosolic sulfotransferase 3-like; this translates as MELPPRPKLFDFHGVSMINYFTDNWDNVQNFQARPDDILIATYPKAGTTWVSYILDLLYFGQTAPEHQRPIFEKVPFLELLIPLYPPGVEVLNNLTTSPRLIKTHLPVQLLPKSFWEQNCRIVYVARNAKDNAVSYFHFDRMNQAEPEPGDWNNFLQRFMDGKMVFGSWYDHVTGWWEKKQTHSKILYLFYEDMVEDTGRELDRLCSFLGLSPSAEEKERVRGGVQFDIMKKNSMANYSTNPVMDFKISPFMRKGKVGDWKNHFTVAQSEQFDEDYKKKMENTQLRFHTTI